A genomic stretch from Mycobacterium malmoense includes:
- a CDS encoding Rv0804 family intramembrane glutamic endopeptidase — MGKGRFRRVRALSLAAVLVGWSFVGPRLPNAWRVTVQAAAGALLVPVAGAPLGLRPPRLWAGIRLGSAAGLAAASAIAAATQAPPVRSSMVVRDPPASVPGWLLLRIPIGTVWAEEAAFRAALGTAASGAFGKAGGRLLQAAAFGLSHIADARATDEPVVATVLVTGIGGWLFGWLAGHSGSLAAPMLAHLAVNEAGAIAALTVRRRDQDRR, encoded by the coding sequence GTGGGTAAAGGCCGTTTTCGTCGCGTGCGGGCCCTGTCGTTGGCCGCCGTCCTGGTGGGGTGGAGCTTCGTCGGTCCGCGGCTGCCGAATGCGTGGCGGGTAACGGTGCAGGCCGCGGCGGGCGCGCTGCTGGTGCCGGTGGCCGGCGCGCCGCTGGGCCTGCGCCCGCCCCGGCTGTGGGCGGGGATACGGCTGGGCTCGGCGGCGGGGCTGGCCGCGGCGAGCGCGATCGCCGCGGCCACCCAAGCGCCGCCCGTGCGGTCGTCGATGGTCGTGCGCGACCCGCCGGCGTCCGTGCCGGGCTGGCTGCTGTTGCGGATACCCATCGGCACCGTCTGGGCCGAGGAGGCGGCCTTCCGCGCGGCGCTGGGCACCGCCGCTTCGGGTGCCTTCGGCAAAGCCGGCGGAAGGTTGCTGCAGGCCGCCGCCTTTGGGCTCTCCCACATCGCGGATGCGCGCGCGACGGATGAGCCGGTGGTGGCCACCGTGCTGGTCACCGGCATCGGTGGCTGGCTGTTCGGTTGGCTGGCCGGCCATTCCGGCAGCCTCGCCGCGCCGATGCTGGCGCACCTGGCCGTCAACGAGGCCGGCGCGATCGCGGCGCTGACGGTCAGGCGCCGCGATCAAGACCGCCGGTAA
- a CDS encoding phosphodiesterase — protein MHRLRAAEHPRPDYVLLHISDTHLISGGSLYGAVDADGRLGELLGQLKDSGVRPDAIVFTGDLADAGEPGAYRKLRAAVEPFAAELGAELVWVMGNHDNRAALRSWLLDEAPTMAPLDRVRTIDGLRIITLDTSVPGHHHGEITKPQLDWLATQLRMSAPHGTILALHHPPIPSVLDLAVTVELRDQAALGRVLQGSDVRAILAGHLHYSTTATFAGIPVSVASATCYTQDLTVAAGGTRGRDGAQACNLVHVYQDTVVHSVIPLGTGKTVGAFVSPAQARRKISESGMFIEPSHRDSLFRHPPMVLTPAAPQIPAD, from the coding sequence GTGCACAGACTGAGGGCCGCGGAGCATCCGCGGCCGGATTACGTTCTCTTACACATCAGCGATACGCATCTCATCTCGGGCGGGTCTCTCTACGGCGCGGTCGACGCCGACGGCCGGCTGGGCGAGCTGCTCGGGCAGCTGAAAGATTCCGGGGTGCGTCCCGACGCGATCGTCTTCACCGGCGATCTGGCCGACGCCGGTGAGCCCGGGGCCTACCGCAAGCTTCGCGCCGCCGTTGAGCCCTTTGCCGCCGAGCTGGGCGCCGAACTCGTCTGGGTGATGGGCAACCACGACAACCGGGCCGCATTGCGCAGCTGGCTGCTGGACGAAGCGCCCACGATGGCGCCGCTCGACCGCGTGCGCACGATCGACGGCCTGCGCATCATCACGCTGGACACCTCGGTGCCGGGCCATCACCACGGCGAAATCACCAAGCCCCAATTGGATTGGCTCGCCACGCAATTGCGGATGTCGGCGCCGCACGGCACCATTCTGGCTCTGCACCATCCGCCGATTCCCAGTGTCTTGGATCTGGCCGTCACGGTGGAACTGCGCGACCAGGCCGCCCTCGGGCGGGTGCTCCAGGGCAGCGATGTTCGTGCGATTTTGGCCGGGCACCTGCACTACTCGACGACTGCGACCTTCGCCGGAATCCCGGTGTCGGTGGCGTCGGCCACCTGCTACACGCAGGACCTGACGGTGGCCGCCGGGGGAACACGCGGCCGAGACGGCGCCCAGGCCTGCAACCTGGTGCACGTCTACCAAGACACCGTCGTGCACTCCGTGATCCCGCTCGGCACTGGAAAGACCGTGGGCGCCTTCGTCTCTCCCGCACAGGCGCGACGCAAAATCAGCGAAAGCGGTATGTTTATCGAACCGTCTCACCGGGATTCGCTGTTCCGGCACCCTCCGATGGTGTTGACACCAGCGGCTCCGCAAATCCCGGCCGATTGA
- a CDS encoding stealth family protein: MAENVSRAGGRPVRRSLDPIIVTRRGKIARLESRLTPHEAQIEDLVFIRKALTRANISYLLIRNPKNRPILAIDIELRPAVQGALVAACATEPMYAKTLDEKGVSPVLIAKGRVSALADPRILRLYRRRIAPGGLRYGPAFGVELQFWVFEEALIRCPVENSLTRKVLPRSELKPATVKLYGYKWPTIAGMFTPHASDVTFDIDMVFSWVEGSDPEFRTRRAAQMSQYAVGEGDEAEARIRQIDELRYALRSVNMFAPWVRRIFIATDSRPPAWLAEHPKITIVRAEEHFSDANALPTYSSHAVESQLHNIPELSEHFLYSNDDMFFGRPLKATMFFSPGGITRFIEAKTRIGLGANNPTRSGFENAARVNRRLIFERFGQVITRHLEHTAVPLRKSVLAEMEREFPDDFARTQASQFRSSTDISVTNSFYHYYALMTGRAVQQEKAKVLYVNTTAREGLDLLPVLRKKRGYDFFCLNDSSFPEVSADERTERVTGFLERYFPIPAPWEKVTADVNRPGFAEPLVSTPSEGAGTANPGETVR; the protein is encoded by the coding sequence ATGGCCGAAAACGTGTCGCGCGCCGGCGGTCGGCCCGTGCGTCGCTCGCTCGACCCCATCATCGTGACCCGGCGAGGAAAGATTGCCCGCCTGGAATCCCGTTTGACTCCCCACGAAGCACAGATCGAGGATCTGGTCTTCATACGAAAGGCGTTGACCCGGGCCAATATTTCATACTTGCTGATCCGCAACCCGAAAAACCGGCCCATTCTGGCGATCGATATCGAACTGCGGCCGGCGGTCCAGGGTGCGCTCGTGGCCGCGTGCGCTACCGAACCCATGTACGCCAAAACTCTTGATGAGAAAGGGGTTTCGCCCGTCCTCATCGCCAAGGGCCGGGTATCGGCGCTGGCCGATCCACGTATCTTGCGGCTGTATCGGCGGCGGATTGCGCCGGGAGGCCTGCGATACGGGCCGGCGTTCGGGGTGGAGCTCCAATTCTGGGTGTTCGAGGAGGCCCTGATCCGGTGCCCGGTGGAAAACTCGCTCACCCGAAAGGTGCTGCCGCGCAGTGAACTAAAGCCGGCGACGGTCAAACTCTACGGATACAAATGGCCGACCATCGCGGGAATGTTCACCCCGCATGCCAGCGACGTGACGTTTGACATCGACATGGTGTTCTCCTGGGTCGAGGGCAGTGATCCGGAGTTTCGGACGCGACGAGCGGCGCAAATGTCGCAGTATGCGGTGGGTGAAGGCGACGAGGCCGAGGCGCGCATCCGGCAGATCGACGAGCTGAGGTACGCCCTGCGGTCGGTGAACATGTTCGCGCCGTGGGTGCGCCGGATCTTCATTGCGACCGATTCGCGCCCGCCCGCCTGGCTGGCCGAGCATCCGAAGATCACCATCGTCCGTGCGGAAGAGCACTTCTCGGACGCAAACGCGCTCCCCACCTACAGCTCGCACGCGGTGGAAAGCCAGCTGCACAACATCCCGGAGCTGAGCGAGCATTTCCTGTACTCCAATGACGACATGTTTTTCGGTCGACCGCTCAAAGCCACCATGTTCTTCTCCCCCGGCGGAATCACGAGGTTCATCGAGGCGAAGACCCGCATCGGGCTGGGCGCAAACAACCCCACGCGCAGCGGCTTTGAGAACGCGGCCCGGGTAAACCGGCGGCTGATTTTCGAGCGGTTCGGGCAGGTCATCACACGCCATCTCGAGCACACCGCGGTTCCGTTGCGCAAAAGCGTGCTGGCCGAGATGGAGCGCGAATTCCCGGACGACTTCGCCCGCACCCAGGCGAGTCAGTTCCGCTCCAGCACCGATATTTCGGTGACCAACTCCTTCTACCACTACTACGCGTTGATGACCGGGCGCGCCGTCCAACAGGAAAAGGCCAAGGTGCTGTACGTAAACACCACCGCCCGCGAAGGCCTCGACCTTCTTCCGGTGCTGCGCAAGAAACGCGGTTACGACTTCTTCTGCCTCAACGACAGCAGCTTCCCCGAGGTCTCCGCTGACGAGCGCACCGAACGCGTCACCGGTTTCCTGGAGCGCTACTTTCCCATACCCGCACCCTGGGAGAAGGTGACGGCGGACGTCAATCGGCCGGGATTTGCGGAGCCGCTGGTGTCAACACCATCGGAGGGTGCCGGAACAGCGAATCCCGGTGAGACGGTTCGATAA
- a CDS encoding MCE family protein, which yields MEPRRLGARPPYKAVGLVTIVVMGLVGVVLYLQFRGDLTPKTKLTMVAPRAGLVMDPGSKVTYNGVQIGRVSSISEITRDGEPAARLVLDVVPKYVKRIPANVAAAVKATTVFGNKYVALTSPKNPTTESITPSTVIDATSVTTEFNTLFETLTSIAEKVDPVKVNLTLSAAAQALTGLGDKFGAALVDGNAILDDLNPRMPTVRTDIRRLGSLGDTYADAAPDLWDALDHAVTTARTLNRQQGDLDAALLAAAGLGGTGADVFGRGGPYLARGAADLVTSSQLLDEYSPEIFCTIRNYHDVAPKIYADLSNNGYSLGAHSGGAIAGAPNPYIYPENLPRTNARGGPGGRPGCWRTITRQLWPAPLLVMDVGASLAPYNHFEVGSPLVVDYVWGRQIGDNTINP from the coding sequence GGAGCCTCGTCGCTTGGGGGCGCGGCCACCGTACAAGGCCGTCGGCCTCGTGACGATCGTGGTCATGGGGCTCGTCGGGGTGGTCCTGTACCTGCAATTCCGGGGCGATCTCACGCCGAAAACGAAGTTGACGATGGTGGCTCCGCGGGCGGGCTTGGTGATGGACCCCGGTTCCAAGGTCACCTACAACGGGGTCCAAATCGGGCGGGTATCCAGCATTTCCGAGATCACCCGTGACGGCGAGCCGGCCGCCAGGCTGGTACTGGATGTCGTTCCGAAGTACGTCAAGCGGATTCCGGCCAACGTGGCCGCCGCCGTCAAGGCGACCACGGTGTTCGGCAACAAGTACGTCGCGTTGACCTCGCCGAAAAACCCGACGACGGAATCGATCACGCCGTCCACCGTCATCGACGCGACATCGGTGACGACCGAATTCAACACCCTGTTCGAGACGCTGACCTCGATCGCCGAGAAGGTCGATCCGGTCAAGGTGAACCTGACGCTCAGCGCGGCCGCACAGGCGCTGACCGGGTTGGGCGATAAGTTCGGCGCCGCGCTGGTCGACGGCAACGCCATCCTCGACGACCTGAACCCGCGGATGCCGACCGTCCGCACCGACATTCGACGGCTGGGCTCCCTGGGTGACACCTACGCCGACGCCGCACCGGACCTGTGGGACGCGCTCGACCACGCGGTGACCACAGCGCGCACACTCAACCGGCAGCAAGGCGACCTGGATGCGGCGTTGCTGGCGGCGGCCGGACTGGGCGGCACCGGCGCGGACGTCTTTGGCCGGGGCGGGCCATACCTGGCGCGCGGGGCCGCCGATCTGGTCACCTCCAGCCAGCTGCTCGACGAGTACAGCCCCGAAATCTTTTGCACCATCCGCAACTACCACGACGTCGCGCCCAAGATCTACGCCGACCTCAGCAACAACGGCTACTCGCTGGGGGCGCATTCGGGCGGCGCCATCGCCGGCGCGCCCAACCCGTACATCTATCCGGAGAACCTGCCGCGGACCAATGCCAGGGGTGGACCGGGTGGGCGGCCGGGCTGTTGGCGGACGATCACCCGACAACTGTGGCCGGCGCCGCTTCTGGTGATGGACGTCGGCGCGAGCCTGGCTCCGTACAACCACTTCGAAGTCGGTTCACCGCTCGTCGTCGACTACGTGTGGGGCCGCCAAATCGGTGACAACACCATCAACCCCTAA